In one Rutidosis leptorrhynchoides isolate AG116_Rl617_1_P2 chromosome 8, CSIRO_AGI_Rlap_v1, whole genome shotgun sequence genomic region, the following are encoded:
- the LOC139864132 gene encoding uncharacterized protein, whose translation MAKWAIELGEHEISFSPRSAVKGQVLADYLAETAGDIEVSHESKEIPPPPEQLWELHTDGAYGPEGAGAGIVLKIPEGEEYTFALRLSFPITNNEAEYEALLSVMRVAKYLEVKELSVYVDSQLVANQFNGIFKAHDESMQKYLKLVQELAVDFDLFQITQVSRTLNKKVDALSKLATLIFSHFKKEIWVEEVKVKSIEEDSVSAPVEEEERSWMTPIIEFLTKGTLPMDSSESRKIKMKAPMYLLDKEVLYRKSFLGPHLRCLNPTQAESIIREVHEGMCALHSGHKTVASKIMRLGYYWPSMYRDAAEFEGNPFSDWCKELNIKQPFTSVTHPQVNGQCEVTNRDIVLGIKARLGLCRSGWIDELSNVLWAHRTTPKGATNETPFSLVYGSEAVIPAEINVPTMRITSFDESSNSEELHENLNLVEELREMALSAGQKTCLK comes from the exons atggccaaatgggctattgaattgggAGAGCATGAAATAAGTTTCTCACCACGAAGTGCGGTAAAAGGACAAGTCCTAGCAGATTACCTGGCTGAAACAGCCGGAGATATCGAAGTCTCACATGAGtcaaaagaaataccacctccgCCCGAACAGCTGTGGGAATTGCACACAGATGGGGCTTATGGTCCAGAAGGCGCAGGAGCAGGAATAGTCCTAAAAATTCCAGAAGGGGAAGAGTATACATTCGCACTGCGATTAAGCTTCCCTATCACAAATAATGAAGCTGAATATGAAGCATTGTTATCTGTGATGCGGGTAGCAAAATATCTGGAGGTTAAAGAACTATCAGTATATGTTGATTCGCAGTTGGTTGCAAACCAATTTAATGGAATATTTAAAGCACACGACGAGTCGATGCAAAAATACTTAAAGCTAGTGCAAGAGTTAGCAGTTGACTTCGATTTATTCCAGATAACTCAGGTTTCGAGGACGCTGAATAAAAAGGTGGATGCCCTAAGCAAGTTAGCCACATTGATATTCAgtcattttaagaaagaaatttgggtTGAGGAAGTTAAAGTAAAATCTATTGAAGAAGACAGTGTTTCGGCTCCGGTTGAAGAAGAAGAGCGGAGTTGGATGACACCAATAATAGAATTTCTAACCAAAGGTACGTTGCCTATGGATTCAAGTGAATCAAGAAAGATTAAGATGAAAGCACCAATGTATCTGTTAGACAAGGAAGTCCTATACAGAAAGTCTTTTCTGGGGCCTCATTTGCGGTGTCTCAATCCAACTCAAGCGGAGTCAATCATACGGGAAGTACATGAAGGAATGTGCGCTCTGCATTCGGGACACAAAACAGTTGCGTCCAAAATAATGCGGCTCGGATATTACTGGCCGTCAATGTACAGAGATGCTGCAGAG TTTGAGGGAAATCCATTTAGTGACTGGTGCAAGGAGTTGAATATAAAACAACCGTTTACATCAGTCACACACCCTCAGGTCAATGGTCAGTGTGAGGTTACGAATCGGGATATTGTTTTAGGAATTAAAGCAAGGCTGGGATTGTGTCGAAGTGGTTGGATAGACGAACTGTCTAACGTTTTGTGGGCTCACCGCACAACTCCGAAGGGCGCAACTAATGAAACACCCTTTAGTTTGGTGTACGGGTCCGAGGCTGTAATACCCGCCGAAATAAATGTGCCAACCATGCGCATAACAtccttcgatgaaagtagcaaCAGCGAAGAACTGCATGAAAATCTAAACTTAGTTGAAGAACTCAGAGAAATGGCG CTAAGTGCTGGCCAAAAGACatgtttgaaataa